CGCCGCATTTCATTTCCTGACCGAGCGCTCCGATCGGGTTGCGTATGTCGATCGCCTGCGATCGGCGGTGTGCGGAGGCGGTCACGTCATCATCGGCACTTTCGCGCTCGACGGTCCGGAGAAATGCAGCGGGCTGCCGGTGCAGCGCTATGACGGCAACAGTCTCGCCGCAGAGCTTGGCCCAGATTTCGAGCTGCTGGAGACGCGTCGCGACGTTCACCGCACGCCCTGGGATTCGACGCAGGCGTTTCAGTTCAGCCGTTTTCGCAGGCGCGAGTGAGCAGCCCTACGCCGCGAGCTTCACGGCGTGGGCAAAGTCCCAATAGAGCTTGCGCGCTTTGGTGTAGAACGGGCCCAGCTTCAGCTCTCGATCGTCGATGCGAATGACGGGGGTGACTTTGGCGAAATTGCCGCTCGAGAAAATCTCGTCGGCAGCGAGAAAATCGGCATAGCGCAAGGTCTTCTCGACCACTGTGACACCGTCGGCACGCAGCAGCCCGATCACGCGTTGGCGCGTGATGCCGTTCAAGAAGGTGCCGTTCGGCGCCGGCGTGTAGACCACGCCGTCTTTCGCCATGAATACGTTGGAATTGCCGAACTCCGCGACATTGCCGAGCATATCGAGCATCAGGGCGTTCTGGAAGCCGCGGGAGGCGGCTTCGGCGAGCGCGCGCGAATTGTTCGGATAGAGGCAGGCTGCCTTTGCCTCGACCGGCGCGCATTCCGCCGTCGGCCTGCGGAACGGCGACAGCGTGATCGCGTTGCCGACCGGCTTTGGCATCGGCGCTTCGTAGATGCACAGGCACCATGTGGTGGTCTCAGGGTCGAACAGCACGCCGCCACCGGCGCCGTTCTGCGCCCAGTACATCGGACGAATGTAGAGCTCGGCCTTCGGTGCAAAGCGCGCAATGCCGTCGCGCGCGAGCGTCATCCAGGTGTCGGTGTCGACCACCGGCTTGAGGCCAAAGTTGATCGCGGACTGGTTCGCGCGGGCGACGTGGCGGTCGAGATCGGGCGCGACGCCTTCGAACGCGCGAGCGCCGTCGAACACCACGGAGCCGAGCCAGGCGCCATGCGTGCGCGGCCCCATGATCGGCACGTTGCCCTCGTGCCACTTGCCTTCGAAGAAGGTCCAGCTCGGCGAGTATTCGATGGGTTTTATGCTCTCGGCCATGGACCGACCTCCCCTTATCGTGATGCCGCAATATGCGGCACTATTAGCCGAATTCCTAAAGGATTTCCTGCATGGAACTTGACCGATGGGGCTCGATTCTGGATTGCTGAGCCACAGATTCAAGGCAGCGATCCCGAGAGAACGCCCAATGCCGCTCGATCCGCTTGCAAAGCGCTTGTTGACCATGATGGCCGCGGCCGGGCCGGCGGCGCGCACCCGCCCGAGCGTCGAAGCGCGGCGGCAGTCGCTGGCGAAGCTGATGCAGTTTGCGCGCGCGGAGGCTCCGGGCGTTGCGACGACTGACGGCACGCTGCCCGGCCCTGGCGGCGAGCTGGCCTACCGCCTCTATGCGCCGGAAAACGCCGCACCGCGAGCGCCGGGCTTCGTGTTCTTCCACGGCGGCGGGCTCGTGGCCGGCAGCATCCAGACCCATGACCGCATCGCCGCGGGCATCGCGCACGTGACCGGTTGCCGCCTGATATCGGTCGATTACCGGCTCGCGCCCGAGCACAAATTCCCCGCCGCGATCGACGACGCGATCGCCGCAACCGAATGGGTGGCGCGGAACGCTGGTCTCCTCGGCATCGACGCAGAGCGCCTGGTGATCGGCGGTGATTCCGCCGGCGCGACGCTGGCGGCCGTCGTATGCCAGGAAGCGACACAGAACGCCGGGCTCTCTATCGTCGCGCAATGCCTGATCTGCCCGGTGCTGGATTTCGAGGAGACCTCGCCGTCGCGCGAGGCCTTTGCCGAAAATCACCTGATCGATCGCATCACGATCAACGCCGATCTCGCCGATTATCTACCTGACGGCATCGATGCCGCCGATCCCCGCATCTCGCCGCTTCGCGCAGCGCGGCTGACGGGCTTGCCACCGGCGATCATCCACACCGCCGAGTTCGACCCGATGCGCGACGAGGGCAACGCCTACGCGCGCAAGCTGCTGGCGGCCGGCGTCGTCGTCGAGCATGTCTGCCACGACGGCATGGTCCACAATTTCCACGCCATGGGTGCGATCCTGCCGCAGGCGCAGCTCGTGCTGTCGCAGATCGGCGAACAGGTGCGGCGCGCGGTCGGAGAGTGAGGCACACTCACTGCGCCCTCTCCCCTTGTGAGTTGCTTCGCGTAGCGAAGCCGGGTGAGGGTTGTCTCCGCGAGTAAACCTCTCGCGGTCTGCGCGCGCTGAGACAACCCCTCATCCGGCGCTTCGCGCCACCTTCTCCCACAAGGGGAGAAGGAAGGCAGCGTGCACAGATTGATTCAACTTTTAGCTAATTCGGCAGTCGTCGTTAGGGTTACTTCGTCGATCTCTAGACGAATTATTGCTCGCTTTACCACCCGCCTCTAACACGAGGACGGCGGATAACGCACATCCATTGACGTGCCAATAAGTGCGACCCGCTGGACGCGGAGGTGGACGATGCGCAACGAAACGATCGCTATTCACGCCGGCTACGAACCAGAAGCGACCACACATGCGGTCGCCGTACCGATCTACCAGACCGCGGCCTATGCATTCGACAGCGCCGATCACGGTGCAGCTCTCTTCAATCTCGAAGCGGAAGGCTATCGCTACAGCCGCATCGCCAATCCGACCACGGCCGTGCTGGAGAAGCGCATCAGCGAGCTCGAAGGTGGCGTCGGCGCGTTGGCGGTCGCAACCGGACAGGCGGCGCTGCATTTCGCCTTCGTCAACGTTGCCGATCACGGCGGCAACATCGTTTCCGTGCCGCAGCTCTACGGCACCACGCACACCCTGCTCTCCCACATCCTGCCGCGCCAGGGTATCACGGGCCGCTTTGCCGAGAGCGACAAGCCAGATGCGATCGCAAGGCTGATCGACGAGGACACGCGCGCGGTGTT
This genomic interval from Bradyrhizobium sp. CB82 contains the following:
- a CDS encoding branched-chain amino acid aminotransferase, producing MAESIKPIEYSPSWTFFEGKWHEGNVPIMGPRTHGAWLGSVVFDGARAFEGVAPDLDRHVARANQSAINFGLKPVVDTDTWMTLARDGIARFAPKAELYIRPMYWAQNGAGGGVLFDPETTTWCLCIYEAPMPKPVGNAITLSPFRRPTAECAPVEAKAACLYPNNSRALAEAASRGFQNALMLDMLGNVAEFGNSNVFMAKDGVVYTPAPNGTFLNGITRQRVIGLLRADGVTVVEKTLRYADFLAADEIFSSGNFAKVTPVIRIDDRELKLGPFYTKARKLYWDFAHAVKLAA
- a CDS encoding alpha/beta hydrolase; this encodes MPLDPLAKRLLTMMAAAGPAARTRPSVEARRQSLAKLMQFARAEAPGVATTDGTLPGPGGELAYRLYAPENAAPRAPGFVFFHGGGLVAGSIQTHDRIAAGIAHVTGCRLISVDYRLAPEHKFPAAIDDAIAATEWVARNAGLLGIDAERLVIGGDSAGATLAAVVCQEATQNAGLSIVAQCLICPVLDFEETSPSREAFAENHLIDRITINADLADYLPDGIDAADPRISPLRAARLTGLPPAIIHTAEFDPMRDEGNAYARKLLAAGVVVEHVCHDGMVHNFHAMGAILPQAQLVLSQIGEQVRRAVGE